In a single window of the Littorina saxatilis isolate snail1 linkage group LG5, US_GU_Lsax_2.0, whole genome shotgun sequence genome:
- the LOC138967847 gene encoding F-box/LRR-repeat protein 2-like — MKTSTCPKLKVRRLGLLLVQCPKLKDRRLGLLFLQCPKLKDRRLGLLLVQCPKLKDRRLGLLLVQCPKLKDRRLGLLLVQCPKLKDRRLGLLLVQCPKLKVRRLGLLLVQCPKLKDRRLGLLLVQCPKLKVRRLGLLLVQCPKLKDRRLGLLLVQCPKLKVRRLGLLLVQCPKLKVRRLGLLLVQCPKLKDRRLGLLLVQCSKLKDRRLGLLLVQCPKLKVRRLGLLLVQCSKLKDRRLGLLLVQCPKLKVRRLGLLLVQCPKLKVRRLGLLLVQCPKLKDRRLDHLMCMKLHYKNMMTPYKNRGREQGSANRNKQTGC, encoded by the coding sequence ATGAAGACATCGAcatgccccaagctgaaagtcagacgcctgggccttctcttggtgcaatgccccaagctgaaagaCAGACGCCTGGGCCTTCTCTTTTTgcaatgccccaagctgaaagaCAGACGCCTGGGCCTTCTCTTGGTGCAATGCCCCAAGCTAAAAGACAGACGCCTGGGCCTTCTCTTGGTgcaatgccccaagctgaaagaCAGACGCCTAGGTCTTCTCTTGGTgcaatgccccaagctgaaagaCAGACGCCTGGGCCTTCTCTTGGTgcaatgccccaagctgaaagtcagacgcctgggccttctcttggtgcaatgccccaagctgaaagaCAGACGCCTGGGCCTTCTCTTGGTgcaatgccccaagctgaaagtcagacgcctgggccttctcttggtgcaatgccccaagctgaaagaCAGACGCCTGGGCCTTCTCTTGGTgcaatgccccaagctgaaagtcagacgcctgggccttctcttggtgcaatgccccaagctgaaagtcagacgcctgggccttctcttggtgcaatgccccaagctgaaagaCAGACGCCTGGGCCTTCTCTTGGTGCAATGCTCCAAGCTGAAAGACAGACGCCTGGGCCTTCTTTTGGTgcaatgccccaagctgaaagtcagACGCCTGGGCCTTCTCTTGGTGCAATGCTCCAAGCTGAAAGACAGACGCCTGGGCCTTCTCTTGGTgcaatgccccaagctgaaagtcagacgcctgggccttctcttggtgcaatgccccaagctgaaagtcagacgcctgggccttctcttggtgcaatgccccaagctgaaagaCAGACGCCTGGACCATCTTATGTGCATGAAGCTGCATTACAAAAACATGATGACACCATACAAGAATCGCGGAAGAGAGCAAGGATCAGCCAACAGAAACAAGCAGACCGGATGTTGA